The Cloeon dipterum chromosome X, ieCloDipt1.1, whole genome shotgun sequence genome includes a window with the following:
- the LOC135944923 gene encoding uncharacterized protein LOC135944923 — MGQKQSQNKLSVLDVSNPRYVQHKAQLKLDPDQGIVLQVPELENYLEEEGIPFSDRATWDVLRYIYQVGGMRMVRNTLPMVKARKRVRLEPTPDYDLSTSDAASGSVTTESTPSAQRRRQWSGREEPEQFLRKVASQQQARTSVRKLPEHSPADAMSEGGDDWRSARSSVQEITIQWVAADEPSGEFVRPASKVWKRPMSPEVHADLVKALKKRESHETRTEKEFEEIEIKRTHTILITDPDMNG; from the exons ATGGGCCAGAAGCAGTCCCAGAACAAACTCAGTGTGCTGGACGTCAGCAATCCTCGCTACGTGCAGCACAAGGCGCAGCTCAAGCTCGACCCTGACCAGGGCATCGTGCTGCAGGTCCCTGAGCTCGAGAACTACCTGGAAGag gaGGGGATACCCTTCAGCGACAGGGCGACATGGGACGTGCTGCGTTACATTTACCAGGTGGGCGGTATGCGCATGGTGCGTAACACGCTGCCGATGGTGAAGGCCCGGAAACGCGTGCGACTGGAGCCGACGCCCGACTACGACCTGAGCACGTCGGACGCCGCTTCTGGCTCGGTCACGACCGAGAGCACGCCTTCGGCGCAGCGCAGGAGGCAGTGGAGCGGCCGCGAGGAGCCGGAGCAGTTCCTCCGCAAAGTGGCGTCGCAGCAGCAGGCTCGCACCAGCGTCCGGAAGCTGCCCGAGCACTCGCCTGCAGACGCCA TGTCCGAGGGAGGCGACGACTGGCGCAGCGCGCGCTCTTCCGTGCAAGAAATCACGATTCAGTGGGTGGCCGCTGACGAGCCAAGTGGCGAGTTCGTCCGGCCGGCGTCCAAGGTGTGGAAGAGGCCGATGTCGCCCGAGGTGCATGCCGACCTAGTCAAGGCGCTCAAAAAGCGTGAGAGCCACGAAACCAGGACGGAGAAGGAATTCGAGGAAATCGAGATCAAGAGAACGCACACTATCCTCATCACCGACCCCGACATGAACGGATGA
- the LOC135944918 gene encoding eukaryotic elongation factor 2 kinase-like isoform X1: MPDQQRIENDPDHSDSIILEPMNLCDVSRHRNISRERIIFSSDGAESPTGLPPANPHLFFSAAMGPKKEKDPAEQRRLKTVRTWRRAIMKARCKGDPWEKFHLDAYSTEKARRYRYNALRKTWVIDDCLVKMEPEPFNHGAMRECFRMKKLSNFTHNDDWKKDSNNYVAKRYMEHVDRDVYFTDVQLQMDAKLWGEEFNRHNPPKKVDIFQMAILEFPGRKDSPLFHCEHFIEGEYVKYNSNSGYVKEDKDHLRLTPHAFSHFTFERSGHELIIVDVQGVGDLYTDPQIHTASGEEYGEGNLGAKGMALFFHTHVCNRICKSLGLSRFDLAPSEYNEKTMKVLKDSQERCKTMLRGSEEMCVLPSRTEKYRLLHHRMPRTMSEPFTRPRTISESSSNFNSLTPPESPTRCISSEDVEEFLHSTHNQVTFTVSCSDSDYDSVSASDTERSLVRNRRRRLESESGSVIDDDEKMDFHIQLARKSKPSCIQPPNPDELEVPMKDSVLGLVHLELCRYHELCRFTNPDSPSYDHDAALFHLEYAARCGIQEARFAYARILLGLQHDILPDLEIEHTTENEDKGFSMLLETASSGDVECMVLVAKAFDTGILLGSRPVDWCQAEYWYERSADEGGTDSDPPYQLSARLAEMLCIGGPGLNKDPSRAGELYTEAADAAMAAMKGRLANKWYQLAEEAWAQCEEEEEE, encoded by the exons ATGCCAGACCAGCAGAGAATCGAAAATGACCCGGACCACTCGGATTCGATCATCCTGGAGCCGATGAACTTGTGCGATGTCTCCAGACACAGGAATATCAGCCGCGAGAG aataattttcagcTCCGATGGCGCCGAGTCTCCAACCGGGTTACCACCAGCAAACCCGCACCTCTTCTTCAGCGCCGCGATGGGTCCGAAAAAGGAGAAGGACCCTGCAGAGCAACGCCGGCTGAAGACAGTGAGGACTTGGCGCAGAGCCATCATGAAG GCGCGATGCAAGGGAGATCCGTGGGAAAAGTTCCATCTGGACGCTTATTCTACAGAGAAGGCCCGGCGCTATCGCTACAACGCACTCCGCAAAACTTGGGTCATCGATGACTGCCTGGTCAAAATGGAGCCGGAGCCATTCAACCACGGCGCCATGCGAGAGTGCTTTCGCAT gaAGAAACTGAGCAACTTCACGCACAATGACGACTGGAAGAAGGACAGCAACAACTATGTGGCAAAGCGGTACATGGAACACGTCGACCGGGATGTCTACTTTACCGATGTCCAGCTGCAAATGGATGCAAAGCTGTGGGGCGAGGAGTTCAACAGGCACAACCCGCCCAAGAAGGTGGACATCTTCCAAATGGCCATCCTCGAATTCCCCGGCCGCAAAGACAGCCCACTCTTCCACTGCGAGCACTTCATCGAGGGCGAGTACGTCAAGTACAACTCCAACTCAGGATATGTCAAGGAAGACAAAGATCACTTGAGGCTGACTCCACATGCTTTCAGCCATTTCACCTTTGAAAG ATCTGGCCACGAATTGATTATCGTCGACGTCCAGGGTGTGGGCGATTTGTACACCGATCCGCAAATCCACACTGCTTCTG GCGAGGAATACGGCGAAGGGAATCTGGGAGCAAAGGGCATGGCACTGTTTTTCCACACGCACGTGTGCAACCGCATCTGCAAGAGTCTCGGCCTGTCCCGCTTCGATCTGGCACCCTCCGAGTACAATGAAAAGACCATGAAGGTGTTGAAGGACTCTCAG GAACGCTGCAAGACAATGCTACGCGGAAGCGAGGAAATGTGCGTGCTTCCGTCGCGTACGGAGAAGTACCGCCTGCTGCACCACCGCATGCCGCGCACCATGTCCGAGCCGTTCACCCGCCCACGCACCATCTCTGAGTCCAGCAGCAACTTCAACTCGCTGACACCGCCGGAATCACCAACACGTTGTATT TCGTCTGAGGACGTAGAGGAATTCCTTCACTCGACTCACAACCAGGTGACCTTCACCGTCTCCTGCTCGGACAGCGACTACGATTCGGTCAGCGCCTCAGACACGGAGCGGTCGTTGGTGCGCAACCGACGACGCCGCCTCGAGTCAGAGAGCGGATCTGTCATCGATGACGATGAAAAGATGGATTTCCACATTCAGCTGGCCCGTAAGTCGAAGCCGTCGTGCATCCAGCCGCCGAACCCAGACGAACTGGAGGTTCCCATGAAGGACTCTGTGCTTGGATTG GTCCATTTGGAGTTGTGCCGTTACCACGAGCTCTGCCGCTTCACCAACCCAGACAGTCCGAGTTACGACCATGACGCCGCTCTCTTCCACCTGGAGTACGCCGCTCGCTGCGGAATCCAGGAGGCCCGCTTCGCCTACGCCCGCATTCTACTTGGACTGCAACACGACATCTTGCCCGACCTGGAG ATTGAACACACTACCGAGAACGAGGATAAGGGATTTTCAATGCTGCTAGAGACCGCCTCATCTGGGGACGTGGAGTGCATGGTCCTGGTTGCCAAAGCTTTTGACACTGGAATTCTTCTTGGATCAAG GCCGGTTGATTGGTGTCAAGCTGAGTATTGGTACGAGCGATCTGCTGATGAGGGAGGCACCGACAGCGACCCACCCTACCAACTTTCAGCCAGACTTGCTGAAATGCTGTGCATCGGAGGACCGGGACTCAACAAGGATCCATCTCGTGcag GCGAACTGTATACGGAAGCGGCTGATGCCGCGATGGCTGCGATGAAAGGGCGGCTGGCCAACAAGTGGTACCAGCTGGCCGAAGAGGCCTGGGCCCAGTgcgaagaggaggaggaggagtaG
- the LOC135944918 gene encoding eukaryotic elongation factor 2 kinase-like isoform X2 — MPDQQRIENDPDHSDSIILEPMNLCDVSRHRNISRESSDGAESPTGLPPANPHLFFSAAMGPKKEKDPAEQRRLKTVRTWRRAIMKARCKGDPWEKFHLDAYSTEKARRYRYNALRKTWVIDDCLVKMEPEPFNHGAMRECFRMKKLSNFTHNDDWKKDSNNYVAKRYMEHVDRDVYFTDVQLQMDAKLWGEEFNRHNPPKKVDIFQMAILEFPGRKDSPLFHCEHFIEGEYVKYNSNSGYVKEDKDHLRLTPHAFSHFTFERSGHELIIVDVQGVGDLYTDPQIHTASGEEYGEGNLGAKGMALFFHTHVCNRICKSLGLSRFDLAPSEYNEKTMKVLKDSQERCKTMLRGSEEMCVLPSRTEKYRLLHHRMPRTMSEPFTRPRTISESSSNFNSLTPPESPTRCISSEDVEEFLHSTHNQVTFTVSCSDSDYDSVSASDTERSLVRNRRRRLESESGSVIDDDEKMDFHIQLARKSKPSCIQPPNPDELEVPMKDSVLGLVHLELCRYHELCRFTNPDSPSYDHDAALFHLEYAARCGIQEARFAYARILLGLQHDILPDLEIEHTTENEDKGFSMLLETASSGDVECMVLVAKAFDTGILLGSRPVDWCQAEYWYERSADEGGTDSDPPYQLSARLAEMLCIGGPGLNKDPSRAGELYTEAADAAMAAMKGRLANKWYQLAEEAWAQCEEEEEE; from the exons ATGCCAGACCAGCAGAGAATCGAAAATGACCCGGACCACTCGGATTCGATCATCCTGGAGCCGATGAACTTGTGCGATGTCTCCAGACACAGGAATATCAGCCGCGAGAG cTCCGATGGCGCCGAGTCTCCAACCGGGTTACCACCAGCAAACCCGCACCTCTTCTTCAGCGCCGCGATGGGTCCGAAAAAGGAGAAGGACCCTGCAGAGCAACGCCGGCTGAAGACAGTGAGGACTTGGCGCAGAGCCATCATGAAG GCGCGATGCAAGGGAGATCCGTGGGAAAAGTTCCATCTGGACGCTTATTCTACAGAGAAGGCCCGGCGCTATCGCTACAACGCACTCCGCAAAACTTGGGTCATCGATGACTGCCTGGTCAAAATGGAGCCGGAGCCATTCAACCACGGCGCCATGCGAGAGTGCTTTCGCAT gaAGAAACTGAGCAACTTCACGCACAATGACGACTGGAAGAAGGACAGCAACAACTATGTGGCAAAGCGGTACATGGAACACGTCGACCGGGATGTCTACTTTACCGATGTCCAGCTGCAAATGGATGCAAAGCTGTGGGGCGAGGAGTTCAACAGGCACAACCCGCCCAAGAAGGTGGACATCTTCCAAATGGCCATCCTCGAATTCCCCGGCCGCAAAGACAGCCCACTCTTCCACTGCGAGCACTTCATCGAGGGCGAGTACGTCAAGTACAACTCCAACTCAGGATATGTCAAGGAAGACAAAGATCACTTGAGGCTGACTCCACATGCTTTCAGCCATTTCACCTTTGAAAG ATCTGGCCACGAATTGATTATCGTCGACGTCCAGGGTGTGGGCGATTTGTACACCGATCCGCAAATCCACACTGCTTCTG GCGAGGAATACGGCGAAGGGAATCTGGGAGCAAAGGGCATGGCACTGTTTTTCCACACGCACGTGTGCAACCGCATCTGCAAGAGTCTCGGCCTGTCCCGCTTCGATCTGGCACCCTCCGAGTACAATGAAAAGACCATGAAGGTGTTGAAGGACTCTCAG GAACGCTGCAAGACAATGCTACGCGGAAGCGAGGAAATGTGCGTGCTTCCGTCGCGTACGGAGAAGTACCGCCTGCTGCACCACCGCATGCCGCGCACCATGTCCGAGCCGTTCACCCGCCCACGCACCATCTCTGAGTCCAGCAGCAACTTCAACTCGCTGACACCGCCGGAATCACCAACACGTTGTATT TCGTCTGAGGACGTAGAGGAATTCCTTCACTCGACTCACAACCAGGTGACCTTCACCGTCTCCTGCTCGGACAGCGACTACGATTCGGTCAGCGCCTCAGACACGGAGCGGTCGTTGGTGCGCAACCGACGACGCCGCCTCGAGTCAGAGAGCGGATCTGTCATCGATGACGATGAAAAGATGGATTTCCACATTCAGCTGGCCCGTAAGTCGAAGCCGTCGTGCATCCAGCCGCCGAACCCAGACGAACTGGAGGTTCCCATGAAGGACTCTGTGCTTGGATTG GTCCATTTGGAGTTGTGCCGTTACCACGAGCTCTGCCGCTTCACCAACCCAGACAGTCCGAGTTACGACCATGACGCCGCTCTCTTCCACCTGGAGTACGCCGCTCGCTGCGGAATCCAGGAGGCCCGCTTCGCCTACGCCCGCATTCTACTTGGACTGCAACACGACATCTTGCCCGACCTGGAG ATTGAACACACTACCGAGAACGAGGATAAGGGATTTTCAATGCTGCTAGAGACCGCCTCATCTGGGGACGTGGAGTGCATGGTCCTGGTTGCCAAAGCTTTTGACACTGGAATTCTTCTTGGATCAAG GCCGGTTGATTGGTGTCAAGCTGAGTATTGGTACGAGCGATCTGCTGATGAGGGAGGCACCGACAGCGACCCACCCTACCAACTTTCAGCCAGACTTGCTGAAATGCTGTGCATCGGAGGACCGGGACTCAACAAGGATCCATCTCGTGcag GCGAACTGTATACGGAAGCGGCTGATGCCGCGATGGCTGCGATGAAAGGGCGGCTGGCCAACAAGTGGTACCAGCTGGCCGAAGAGGCCTGGGCCCAGTgcgaagaggaggaggaggagtaG
- the LOC135944919 gene encoding neither inactivation nor afterpotential protein G-like isoform X1, producing MGRPWFTALARAFSSAMTVLGAGCVLGLSLLTWNTWFAARPGIVLKPETHYDFIIVGAGTAGCVLAARLSEDPARSVLLLESGPEFGWLASVPLAAPLLQNTVSDWAFRTESQHASQLGLKNHSSAWPRGRGLGGSGQLNYMVHFPGVPSDFDRWEKEGAHGWGYETIRPIMERLTCERPHDLVPRNSSPRISYRILMTGDRLCLPQRTKKCVPKIRLAGGEPTSETLTSAFVDAGKELGGDSSKDQEWAEKGFRRSRSSIWKGRRWSTLESHLRPALGRDNLHVMLNTHVGRVVFSADLGPGTRRAEGVFLTSGAIVLARHEVIISAGAVGSPQLLLLSGLGPKQYLKQFEWIPFVADLPVGHNLHDHLNMPLYVSFSKPNLSLTLSKLRSIRQLGRYLFYKEGLLASTAVSAAAIWPSNLGILLFAMGTPEESVLGNIANYMPETFHGLFPLAKNSSQEGAVLLSSCLQPHSRGTVTLQDSNPLSVPLIDPRYLSEPKDVKCMAQAFKLAARVTKTRAFKRLGAKMHLPEFKHCGKPNLKDDAYLACAIRTSAITGYHPAGTCRMGSGRQSVLTPELLVRGVTGLRVVDSSVFPTPVSGTPNSVLIAVAERTANRLIIEYPTVKYDYFY from the exons ATGGGCCGTCCGTGGTTCACCGCCCTGGCCCGAG CCTTTTCCAGCGCCATGACCGTCCTCGGCGCTGGATGCGTTTTGGGTTTAAGTTTGCTGACATGGAACACATGGTTTGCTGCTCGTCCGGGCATCGTGCTCAAGCCAGAAACGCACTACGACTTCATTATAG TCGGGGCCGGCACGGCTGGCTGCGTTTTGGCCGCCCGCTTGTCCGAGGACCCTGCACGCTCGGTTTTGCTGCTCGAGTCGGGGCCAGAATTTGGCTGGCTCGCCTCAGTGCCTCTGGCGGCGCCGCTACTGCAGAACACCGTCAGCGACTGGGCTTTTCGCACTGAATCCCAGCACGCCTCCCAACTTGGCCTTAAAAATCAC AGCTCTGCTTGGCCACGAGGCAGAGGCCTGGGAGGAAGTGGCCAGCTCAACTACATGGTCCACTTTCCTGGGGTGCCATCCGACTTTGACCGCTGGGAAAAGGAAGGAGCCCACGGCTGGGGCTACGAAACAATACGCCCGATAATGGAACGACTGACATGCGAACGACCGCATGATCTTGTGCCACGAAACTCAAGCCCCAGAATTTCCTACCGAATTTTAATGACAG GCGATAGACTGTGTTTGCCGCAAAGAACGAAAAAGTGTGTGCCTAAAATTCGACTGGCTGGTGGGGAGCCGACCAGTGAGACTTTGACCTCAGCATTTGTGGATGCCGGGAAGGAACTGGGAGGAGATTCCTCCAAGGATCAAGAGTGGGCTGAAAAGGGGTTCCGACGCTCAAGAAGCTCCATTTGGAAAGGGCGACGGTGGAGCACTTTAGAGAGCCACTTGCGACCCGCTCTTGGCAGAGACAATCTGCACGTCATGCTGAACACTCACGTCGGCAgg GTCGTTTTCTCTGCCGATTTGGGGCCCGGCACCAGAAGGGCTGAGGGTGTGTTCCTGACGAGCGGCGCCATCGTACTGGCCAGGCACGAGGTCATCATTAGTGCGGGAGCAGTTGGCTCTCCGCAGCTGTTGCTCCTCTCAGGACTAGGTCCTAAGCAATACCTGAAGCAATTTGAG TGGATTCCATTCGTGGCTGATCTTCCAGTTGGGCATAACCTGCACGACCACCTCAACATGCCACTTTACGTCAGCTTCTCTAAACCGAATCTCAGTCTAACGCTGAGCAAGTTGCGTTCCATCAGACAGCTGGGCAGATATCTGTTTTACAAAGAAG GTCTGCTGGCGTCAACCGCCGTGAGCGCAGCGGCAATCTGGCCGTCCAACTTAGGCATCCTCCTGTTCGCGATGGGCACCCCGGAGGAGTCGGTCCTTGGAAACATTGCCAATTACATGCCAGAG acTTTCCACGGGCTCTTCCCGCTGGCGAAGAACTCGAGCCAAGAGGGAGCTGTGCTGTTATCTTCGTGCCTTCAGCCTCACAGCAGAGGCACCGTCACACTACAGGACAGCAACCCGCTGTCGGTGCCGCTGATCGACCCGCGATACCTCTCCGAACCCAAAGACGTCAAGTGCATGGCGCAAG CATTTAAATTGGCCGCCAGGGTCACGAAAACGAGGGCGTTTAAAAGACTTGGGGCGAAAATGCACTTGCCGGAATTCAAGCACTGTGGCAAGCCAAACTTGAAAGACGACGCCTACCTGGCGTGCGCGATCCGAACGAGCGCCATCACGGGCTACCACCCCGCGGGCACCTGTCGCATGGGCTCCGGAAGGCAGTCTGTACTTACGCCGGAACTACT GGTCAGAGGGGTCACAGGACTGCGAGTGGTGGACTCCTCAGTTTTCCCAACCCCTGTGTCAGGCACGCCAAACTCAGTTTTGATAGCAGTAGCAGAGAGAACTGCGAACCGCCTTATAATCGAATACCCCACGGTCAAGTACGACTATTTTTATTGA
- the LOC135944919 gene encoding neither inactivation nor afterpotential protein G-like isoform X2, whose product MGRKFAFSSAMTVLGAGCVLGLSLLTWNTWFAARPGIVLKPETHYDFIIVGAGTAGCVLAARLSEDPARSVLLLESGPEFGWLASVPLAAPLLQNTVSDWAFRTESQHASQLGLKNHSSAWPRGRGLGGSGQLNYMVHFPGVPSDFDRWEKEGAHGWGYETIRPIMERLTCERPHDLVPRNSSPRISYRILMTGDRLCLPQRTKKCVPKIRLAGGEPTSETLTSAFVDAGKELGGDSSKDQEWAEKGFRRSRSSIWKGRRWSTLESHLRPALGRDNLHVMLNTHVGRVVFSADLGPGTRRAEGVFLTSGAIVLARHEVIISAGAVGSPQLLLLSGLGPKQYLKQFEWIPFVADLPVGHNLHDHLNMPLYVSFSKPNLSLTLSKLRSIRQLGRYLFYKEGLLASTAVSAAAIWPSNLGILLFAMGTPEESVLGNIANYMPETFHGLFPLAKNSSQEGAVLLSSCLQPHSRGTVTLQDSNPLSVPLIDPRYLSEPKDVKCMAQAFKLAARVTKTRAFKRLGAKMHLPEFKHCGKPNLKDDAYLACAIRTSAITGYHPAGTCRMGSGRQSVLTPELLVRGVTGLRVVDSSVFPTPVSGTPNSVLIAVAERTANRLIIEYPTVKYDYFY is encoded by the exons ATGGGCAGGAAATTCG CCTTTTCCAGCGCCATGACCGTCCTCGGCGCTGGATGCGTTTTGGGTTTAAGTTTGCTGACATGGAACACATGGTTTGCTGCTCGTCCGGGCATCGTGCTCAAGCCAGAAACGCACTACGACTTCATTATAG TCGGGGCCGGCACGGCTGGCTGCGTTTTGGCCGCCCGCTTGTCCGAGGACCCTGCACGCTCGGTTTTGCTGCTCGAGTCGGGGCCAGAATTTGGCTGGCTCGCCTCAGTGCCTCTGGCGGCGCCGCTACTGCAGAACACCGTCAGCGACTGGGCTTTTCGCACTGAATCCCAGCACGCCTCCCAACTTGGCCTTAAAAATCAC AGCTCTGCTTGGCCACGAGGCAGAGGCCTGGGAGGAAGTGGCCAGCTCAACTACATGGTCCACTTTCCTGGGGTGCCATCCGACTTTGACCGCTGGGAAAAGGAAGGAGCCCACGGCTGGGGCTACGAAACAATACGCCCGATAATGGAACGACTGACATGCGAACGACCGCATGATCTTGTGCCACGAAACTCAAGCCCCAGAATTTCCTACCGAATTTTAATGACAG GCGATAGACTGTGTTTGCCGCAAAGAACGAAAAAGTGTGTGCCTAAAATTCGACTGGCTGGTGGGGAGCCGACCAGTGAGACTTTGACCTCAGCATTTGTGGATGCCGGGAAGGAACTGGGAGGAGATTCCTCCAAGGATCAAGAGTGGGCTGAAAAGGGGTTCCGACGCTCAAGAAGCTCCATTTGGAAAGGGCGACGGTGGAGCACTTTAGAGAGCCACTTGCGACCCGCTCTTGGCAGAGACAATCTGCACGTCATGCTGAACACTCACGTCGGCAgg GTCGTTTTCTCTGCCGATTTGGGGCCCGGCACCAGAAGGGCTGAGGGTGTGTTCCTGACGAGCGGCGCCATCGTACTGGCCAGGCACGAGGTCATCATTAGTGCGGGAGCAGTTGGCTCTCCGCAGCTGTTGCTCCTCTCAGGACTAGGTCCTAAGCAATACCTGAAGCAATTTGAG TGGATTCCATTCGTGGCTGATCTTCCAGTTGGGCATAACCTGCACGACCACCTCAACATGCCACTTTACGTCAGCTTCTCTAAACCGAATCTCAGTCTAACGCTGAGCAAGTTGCGTTCCATCAGACAGCTGGGCAGATATCTGTTTTACAAAGAAG GTCTGCTGGCGTCAACCGCCGTGAGCGCAGCGGCAATCTGGCCGTCCAACTTAGGCATCCTCCTGTTCGCGATGGGCACCCCGGAGGAGTCGGTCCTTGGAAACATTGCCAATTACATGCCAGAG acTTTCCACGGGCTCTTCCCGCTGGCGAAGAACTCGAGCCAAGAGGGAGCTGTGCTGTTATCTTCGTGCCTTCAGCCTCACAGCAGAGGCACCGTCACACTACAGGACAGCAACCCGCTGTCGGTGCCGCTGATCGACCCGCGATACCTCTCCGAACCCAAAGACGTCAAGTGCATGGCGCAAG CATTTAAATTGGCCGCCAGGGTCACGAAAACGAGGGCGTTTAAAAGACTTGGGGCGAAAATGCACTTGCCGGAATTCAAGCACTGTGGCAAGCCAAACTTGAAAGACGACGCCTACCTGGCGTGCGCGATCCGAACGAGCGCCATCACGGGCTACCACCCCGCGGGCACCTGTCGCATGGGCTCCGGAAGGCAGTCTGTACTTACGCCGGAACTACT GGTCAGAGGGGTCACAGGACTGCGAGTGGTGGACTCCTCAGTTTTCCCAACCCCTGTGTCAGGCACGCCAAACTCAGTTTTGATAGCAGTAGCAGAGAGAACTGCGAACCGCCTTATAATCGAATACCCCACGGTCAAGTACGACTATTTTTATTGA